In Clostridium sp. SY8519, one genomic interval encodes:
- the glgA gene encoding glycogen synthase GlgA, with protein sequence MKKVLFAASEAVPFIKTGGLADVAGTLPANFPKNQYDVRVILPLYACMDPARKKNMKRILECQVSLNWRTQYAGVYQTQAAGVTYYLIDNEYYFSGPSPYDAIYLDAEKFAYFSKAVLTVLPLIGFQPDIIHCHDWQTGLLPVFLKEQFAGDPFYRRIKTVFTIHNLRYQGRWFIDAIRDITGLADHCFTYDRLESYGKANLLKGGIVYADAVTTVSSSYCKEICTPEGGEGLDGALRARGSSLQGILNGLDYEVYHPGKDPLIAYPYTHSFSAYKASNKAVLQERMGLKQDPDTFLIGIVSRLTDQKGMDLIACRIDYVLQSEERIQLVVLGTGEERYEHMFQELAARYPGRAAAQIAYQEDAAHQIYAGCDAFLMPSMFEPCGLTQMMSLRYGTVPIVRETGGLKDTVEPYNEYENTGTGFSFSHYNAHEMSDIIAYAAKVFFQNHSAWEQIAVRGMQKDFSWKHSAGIYQKLYESLMPPAAPRGRRAVAQSKSAKNRKKGKTGKSRSGSRAKK encoded by the coding sequence ATGAAAAAAGTATTATTTGCTGCATCCGAAGCAGTTCCATTTATAAAAACAGGGGGGCTGGCAGATGTTGCCGGCACGCTGCCGGCAAATTTTCCGAAAAACCAGTATGATGTACGGGTGATTCTGCCGCTGTATGCCTGTATGGATCCGGCACGGAAGAAGAACATGAAGCGGATTCTGGAGTGTCAGGTTTCCCTGAACTGGCGGACCCAGTATGCCGGTGTATACCAGACCCAGGCAGCCGGTGTGACCTATTATCTGATTGATAACGAATATTATTTTTCCGGTCCCTCACCCTATGACGCGATTTATCTGGACGCGGAGAAATTTGCGTATTTTTCCAAAGCTGTGCTGACGGTGCTTCCGCTTATCGGATTCCAGCCGGATATCATCCACTGCCACGACTGGCAGACCGGACTGCTTCCCGTTTTTTTAAAGGAACAGTTTGCAGGGGATCCGTTCTATCGTAGGATAAAAACAGTATTTACCATTCACAATCTGCGTTATCAGGGCCGGTGGTTTATCGATGCAATCCGCGATATTACCGGTCTTGCGGATCACTGTTTTACTTACGACCGACTGGAATCCTACGGGAAGGCAAATCTTCTGAAAGGCGGCATTGTATACGCGGATGCGGTCACAACGGTCAGCAGCTCTTACTGTAAAGAAATATGCACACCGGAAGGCGGCGAGGGTCTGGATGGAGCCCTGCGCGCCCGCGGAAGCTCACTGCAGGGAATCCTTAACGGACTGGATTATGAGGTCTACCACCCCGGGAAAGATCCGCTGATTGCATATCCCTATACGCACAGTTTTTCCGCGTATAAGGCGTCGAATAAAGCAGTGCTGCAGGAGCGGATGGGACTGAAACAGGATCCGGATACGTTTCTGATTGGAATTGTATCCCGTCTCACAGACCAGAAAGGCATGGACCTCATTGCCTGCCGGATAGATTATGTGCTTCAGTCCGAGGAGCGGATTCAGCTGGTGGTTCTGGGAACAGGCGAGGAGCGTTACGAGCATATGTTCCAGGAGCTTGCAGCGCGTTATCCCGGCAGGGCTGCGGCGCAGATTGCCTATCAGGAAGATGCTGCGCATCAGATTTATGCCGGCTGCGATGCGTTTCTGATGCCGTCCATGTTTGAGCCCTGTGGTCTGACGCAGATGATGAGCCTGCGTTACGGTACAGTGCCGATCGTCAGAGAAACCGGCGGTCTGAAAGATACGGTAGAGCCTTACAATGAATACGAAAATACCGGGACGGGATTTTCTTTTTCACATTATAATGCGCACGAAATGAGTGACATCATTGCGTATGCGGCAAAAGTGTTTTTCCAGAATCACTCCGCATGGGAGCAGATCGCGGTGCGCGGTATGCAGAAAGACTTTTCCTGGAAGCATTCGGCAGGAATCTACCAGAAGCTTTACGAAAGTCTGATGCCGCCTGCGGCGCCCCGGGGCAGAAGAGCGGTTGCCCAGTCCAAGTCCGCGAAAAATCGCAAAAAGGGAAAAACAGGAAAATCCAGATCCGGTTCCCGCGCAAAAAAATAA
- a CDS encoding epoxyqueuosine reductase QueH translates to MNKINYQKQLDAVLAQQQTEEKVPTLLLHACCAPCSSYVLEYLSDYFSITVFFYNPNITEQAEYEKRAAEEKRMIREMKVRHPISVIDGRYEPERFLKMAEGYEDVPEGGIRCRRCFELRLEETARLAHDRQFDWFTTSLTISPLKNAELLNQVGQQAAEKYGARFLPSDFKKRNGYKRSVELSARYHLYRQNYCGCVFSRREAEEREARHAAGGTDPAETAETSR, encoded by the coding sequence ATGAACAAGATCAATTATCAGAAGCAGCTGGATGCCGTGCTGGCACAGCAGCAGACAGAGGAAAAAGTTCCTACACTGCTGCTGCATGCTTGCTGCGCGCCCTGCTCCAGTTATGTACTGGAATATTTGTCTGATTATTTTTCCATTACCGTATTTTTTTACAATCCGAATATTACGGAGCAGGCGGAATATGAAAAACGCGCCGCAGAGGAGAAACGAATGATCCGGGAAATGAAAGTCCGGCATCCGATCTCTGTGATTGACGGACGCTATGAGCCGGAGCGTTTTCTGAAGATGGCGGAAGGCTATGAAGATGTGCCGGAGGGGGGCATCCGATGCAGACGCTGCTTCGAGCTACGCCTGGAGGAGACAGCCAGGCTGGCACATGACAGGCAGTTTGACTGGTTTACCACATCGCTGACGATCAGTCCGTTAAAAAACGCGGAACTGCTTAACCAGGTGGGACAGCAGGCAGCGGAAAAATATGGCGCCCGGTTTCTCCCGTCGGATTTTAAAAAAAGAAACGGTTATAAGCGCTCAGTAGAGCTGTCTGCCCGGTATCATCTGTACCGGCAGAATTACTGCGGCTGCGTTTTTTCCAGACGGGAAGCTGAAGAACGTGAGGCACGGCATGCGGCTGGCGGGACAGACCCGGCGGAAACAGCCGAAACCAGCCGATAA
- a CDS encoding DUF5688 family protein — protein MTYQSFIASVQQRLEADVPDPKTIEIYKITKNNGQILDGLVILEEGRNIAPAIYLDSFYRLYREGRDFEEVYHRILLSYQSHRADTSVDVSFFTDYRKVKHRIAYKLVNYEKNRELLTQVPHVPYLDLAIVFFCLVRMDASYGNATILVTDTHMEYWQVTAGTLLEAAAENTEHMLGSSLKNIRQVIQELEENPAEWEENRPEEPELPMYVLTNESSYFGAACMLYEGLLENFARKLNADLYILPSSIHEVILVPATRALNPETLSRMVREVNQSSLMEEEILSDHAYYYRRTDHAVSCC, from the coding sequence ATGACATATCAGAGTTTCATTGCTTCGGTGCAGCAGCGCCTAGAGGCAGATGTACCGGACCCGAAAACAATCGAAATTTATAAAATCACAAAAAATAACGGTCAGATCCTGGATGGACTTGTGATCCTGGAAGAGGGGAGAAATATTGCCCCGGCCATCTATCTGGATTCTTTCTACCGGCTGTACCGGGAAGGAAGGGATTTTGAGGAGGTCTACCACAGGATCCTGTTAAGCTATCAGTCCCATCGGGCGGACACCAGTGTGGATGTCAGCTTTTTTACGGATTACCGGAAGGTGAAGCACCGGATTGCGTATAAACTGGTCAATTATGAAAAAAACAGAGAGCTTCTGACACAGGTGCCCCATGTGCCTTATCTTGATCTGGCAATTGTATTTTTCTGTCTGGTCAGAATGGATGCATCGTATGGAAATGCCACGATTCTGGTCACAGATACCCATATGGAGTACTGGCAGGTGACTGCCGGGACTCTGCTGGAAGCGGCAGCAGAAAATACGGAGCATATGCTGGGCAGTTCCTTGAAGAATATCCGTCAGGTGATTCAGGAACTGGAGGAGAATCCGGCGGAGTGGGAAGAAAACCGGCCGGAAGAACCGGAACTGCCCATGTATGTGCTGACGAATGAAAGCAGCTATTTCGGTGCGGCCTGTATGCTCTATGAAGGTCTTCTGGAAAATTTTGCCCGGAAGCTGAACGCGGACCTGTATATTCTGCCCAGCAGTATTCATGAGGTGATTCTCGTGCCGGCTACACGCGCGCTGAATCCGGAGACCCTGTCCCGGATGGTGCGGGAGGTAAACCAGAGTTCTCTGATGGAAGAGGAGATTTTATCGGATCATGCGTATTACTATCGGCGGACGGATCATGCGGTAAGCTGCTGCTAA
- the asd gene encoding aspartate-semialdehyde dehydrogenase has translation MSEKLKVGILGGTGMVGQRFISLLDNHPWFEVTTIAASPRSAGKRYEDAVGSRWKLEKPMPEGVKDIIVKNVNEIEQVASEVDFCFSAVDMSKEEIKAIEEAYAKTETPVVSNNSAHRWTPDVPMVVPEINPEHFAVIEAQKKRLGTKRGFIAVKPNCSIQAYAPALTAWKEFEPYEVVATTYQAISGAGKTFKDWPEMVENIIPYIGGEEEKSEKEPLRIWGEVKDGEIVPASEPVITCQCVRVPVLYGHTAAVFVKFRKNPTKEQLIEKLVHFSGLPQELKLPSAPEQYIQYMEEEDRPQVQADVNFGNGMGVSIGRIREDKVYDWKFIGLAHNTIRGAAGGAVLCAELLTKQGYIQKK, from the coding sequence ATGAGTGAAAAATTAAAAGTTGGTATTTTAGGCGGAACCGGCATGGTGGGGCAGCGGTTTATTTCCCTGCTGGACAACCATCCCTGGTTTGAGGTGACAACGATTGCAGCAAGTCCGAGATCCGCGGGCAAACGATATGAAGACGCGGTAGGCAGCCGGTGGAAACTGGAAAAACCCATGCCGGAAGGCGTAAAAGATATCATCGTAAAAAATGTCAACGAAATCGAACAGGTTGCTTCGGAAGTGGATTTCTGCTTCAGCGCGGTAGATATGTCCAAAGAAGAGATCAAGGCGATCGAGGAGGCCTACGCCAAGACAGAGACTCCTGTGGTATCCAACAACAGCGCCCATCGTTGGACACCGGATGTGCCCATGGTTGTACCGGAAATCAATCCGGAGCATTTCGCGGTCATTGAAGCACAGAAAAAACGTCTCGGAACCAAACGCGGCTTTATCGCCGTAAAACCGAACTGTTCCATTCAGGCATACGCGCCGGCTCTGACCGCATGGAAAGAGTTTGAACCCTATGAAGTAGTGGCAACTACTTATCAGGCGATCTCAGGCGCAGGCAAGACCTTTAAGGACTGGCCGGAAATGGTGGAAAACATCATTCCTTATATCGGCGGCGAAGAAGAAAAATCCGAGAAAGAGCCGCTGCGTATCTGGGGCGAAGTCAAAGACGGAGAGATCGTACCGGCTTCCGAACCGGTGATCACCTGTCAGTGTGTACGCGTGCCGGTATTATATGGACATACCGCAGCTGTTTTTGTGAAATTCCGCAAAAATCCCACCAAAGAGCAGCTGATCGAGAAACTGGTGCACTTCAGCGGACTTCCGCAGGAGTTAAAGCTGCCGAGCGCGCCGGAACAGTACATTCAGTACATGGAAGAAGAGGACCGTCCGCAGGTACAGGCAGATGTAAACTTCGGCAATGGCATGGGCGTCAGCATCGGACGGATCCGTGAAGACAAGGTATATGACTGGAAGTTCATCGGTCTGGCACACAATACGATCCGCGGCGCGGCAGGCGGAGCGGTTCTCTGCGCGGAACTGCTGACAAAACAGGGATATATTCAGAAAAAATAA
- the argH gene encoding argininosuccinate lyase, with protein sequence MAQLWGGRFTKETDQLVYNFNASISFDRKLYRQDIQGSIAHVTMLGRTGILTEQETQDIIRTLKEILADVEAGRLEITPEYEDIHSFVEANLIDRLGDTGKKLHTGRSRNDQVALDMRLFTRAEVQETDSLLYDLLTELQEIMKQHLDTVMPGFTHLQKAQPVTLAHHVGAYFEMFKRDRGRMADIYRRMNYCPLGSGALAGTTYPLDRDLTAELLGFYGPCLNSMDGVSDRDYLIEYLAASATIMMHLSRFCEEIILWNSNEYQFVEIDDSYSTGSSIMPQKKNPDIAELIRGKTGRVYGALVSLLTVMKGIPLAYNKDMQEDKELAFDAMDTVKGCIRLFTGMISTIKFNKERMKDSARHGFTNATDAADYLVNKGVPFRDAHGIIGRMVLYCIDAHKAIDDLTLEEFRQFSDAFEEDIYDAVSIHTCVEKRLTIGAPSRSAMEQVIALNDQYLAEQGRLTDREE encoded by the coding sequence ATGGCTCAGTTATGGGGTGGACGTTTTACCAAGGAGACCGATCAGTTAGTCTATAATTTTAATGCATCCATATCGTTTGACCGGAAATTATACCGTCAGGATATTCAGGGCAGTATTGCCCATGTGACGATGCTTGGACGAACCGGCATCCTGACGGAACAGGAGACACAGGACATCATCCGCACACTGAAGGAGATTCTGGCCGATGTGGAAGCCGGCAGACTGGAGATCACACCGGAGTATGAGGATATCCACAGTTTTGTGGAAGCCAATCTGATTGACCGTCTGGGTGATACAGGCAAAAAACTGCATACCGGAAGAAGCCGCAACGATCAGGTGGCGCTGGATATGCGTCTTTTTACCAGAGCGGAAGTGCAGGAGACAGACAGTCTGCTGTATGATCTTTTAACAGAGCTGCAGGAGATTATGAAACAGCATCTGGATACGGTGATGCCCGGCTTTACCCATCTGCAGAAGGCCCAGCCGGTGACGCTGGCGCATCATGTGGGCGCGTATTTTGAAATGTTTAAACGGGACCGGGGACGCATGGCAGATATTTACCGCAGGATGAATTACTGCCCGCTGGGTTCCGGAGCGCTTGCAGGCACAACCTATCCCCTGGACCGGGATCTGACGGCAGAGCTTCTGGGATTTTACGGTCCCTGCTTAAACAGCATGGATGGCGTGTCTGACAGGGATTATCTGATTGAGTATCTGGCAGCTTCCGCTACGATCATGATGCATTTGAGCCGTTTCTGCGAGGAAATTATCCTGTGGAACTCCAACGAATACCAGTTTGTGGAAATCGATGATTCCTACAGTACCGGCAGCAGCATTATGCCCCAGAAGAAGAACCCGGATATCGCGGAGCTGATTCGCGGCAAGACCGGACGGGTCTATGGCGCGCTGGTGTCCCTGCTGACCGTTATGAAGGGAATCCCCCTGGCGTACAACAAAGACATGCAGGAAGATAAGGAACTGGCTTTTGACGCTATGGATACGGTAAAAGGATGCATTCGTCTGTTTACCGGTATGATTTCCACGATTAAATTCAACAAAGAACGGATGAAAGACAGCGCCCGCCATGGATTCACCAATGCCACAGACGCGGCAGATTATCTTGTGAACAAAGGCGTGCCGTTCCGGGATGCCCATGGAATCATCGGCCGTATGGTACTTTACTGCATCGATGCCCACAAAGCGATTGACGACCTGACCCTGGAGGAGTTCCGTCAGTTTTCGGATGCCTTTGAGGAAGACATCTACGATGCGGTATCCATTCATACCTGCGTGGAAAAACGTCTGACCATCGGAGCGCCTTCCCGCAGCGCAATGGAGCAGGTGATTGCGCTGAACGATCAGTACCTTGCGGAGCAGGGCAGGCTGACCGACCGGGAAGAATAA